In one Tessaracoccus palaemonis genomic region, the following are encoded:
- a CDS encoding carbohydrate ABC transporter permease, whose product MTTATLTAPAHAAPARTASRRKRFNPLVWLVILIVAGFSLGPVLYAILGGFRTNAQLAADPAGMPDPWVWDNYARVLADGRFWTYGLNSLAIALLTTALVVICGLMAAYPLSRYRFRGREALYMVFVLGLLFPATVAVIPLFIIISRDLGMSNTWFGVALPQAAFALPMTIVILRPFLQQIPAEIEEAASIDGAGRITVFWRMMLPLSGPGLVTVGVLAFVNSWNAYLLPLLLLQGDMRTLPLGVADYSTQYSSDTAGVFAFTSLSMVPAMIFFLAMQRRIVGGLSGAVKG is encoded by the coding sequence ATGACCACTGCCACGCTCACCGCCCCCGCCCACGCCGCGCCGGCGAGGACGGCGTCCCGCCGGAAGCGCTTCAACCCGCTCGTCTGGCTCGTCATCCTGATCGTCGCAGGGTTCTCGCTCGGCCCCGTGCTGTACGCGATCCTCGGCGGCTTCCGCACCAATGCCCAGCTCGCCGCCGACCCGGCCGGCATGCCCGACCCGTGGGTCTGGGACAACTACGCCCGCGTGCTCGCCGACGGCCGGTTCTGGACGTACGGCCTCAACTCGCTGGCCATCGCGCTGCTGACCACCGCGCTCGTGGTGATCTGCGGGCTGATGGCGGCCTACCCGCTGTCGCGCTACCGCTTCCGCGGCCGCGAGGCCCTCTACATGGTCTTCGTGCTCGGCCTGCTGTTCCCCGCGACCGTCGCCGTCATCCCGCTGTTCATCATCATCTCCAGGGACCTGGGGATGAGCAACACGTGGTTCGGCGTCGCGCTGCCCCAGGCGGCGTTCGCGCTGCCGATGACCATCGTCATCCTGCGCCCGTTCCTGCAGCAGATCCCCGCCGAGATCGAGGAGGCCGCGTCCATCGACGGCGCGGGCCGCATCACGGTCTTCTGGCGGATGATGCTGCCGCTGTCCGGCCCGGGCCTCGTCACCGTCGGCGTGCTCGCGTTCGTCAATTCGTGGAACGCGTATCTGCTGCCTCTGCTGCTGCTCCAGGGCGACATGCGCACGCTGCCGCTGGGCGTCGCGGACTACTCGACGCAGTACTCCTCCGACACGGCCGGCGTCTTCGCCTTCACCAGCCTGTCGATGGTCCCCGCCATGATCTTCTTCCTCGCCATGCAGCGCCGCATCGTCGGCGGACTGTCGGGCGCCGTCAAGGGCTGA
- a CDS encoding carbohydrate ABC transporter permease, with product MTSPTTVESTGAGVAAAGRSEQRPASPARTRRPRDWRMALEVIGFTAPALVLFFMFIVWPMIRAVEFSFFRWKGFGPLVDFVGLKNYVSVLTNDVFVGALLNNLFVVVMSIVIQLPVGIAVALLLNRKMRFQGILRMIVFVPYVLAEVIAGVVWFQLLQPQYGVIDSILGMVGIQGPEQGFLGDPKYAMWTVMVVLTWKYLGLAIILFLAGLQGVPAELDEAAQIDGATWWQTQRYVTLPLLGPTLRTWGFLSMVGSLQLFDMVWILTKGGPANSTMTMATFLINEGTRRSNYGIAGAASVILFVVALALALVYQRFILRRDNPDYADKAAR from the coding sequence ATGACGTCCCCCACCACTGTCGAGTCGACTGGTGCGGGCGTCGCGGCGGCCGGGCGCTCTGAGCAGCGCCCGGCCTCCCCGGCCCGGACCCGGCGACCCCGCGACTGGCGGATGGCACTCGAGGTGATCGGCTTCACCGCCCCCGCCCTCGTGCTGTTCTTCATGTTCATCGTGTGGCCCATGATCCGGGCCGTCGAATTCTCGTTCTTCCGCTGGAAGGGCTTCGGCCCGCTGGTCGACTTCGTCGGCCTCAAGAACTACGTGTCGGTCCTGACCAACGACGTCTTCGTCGGCGCGCTGCTGAACAACCTGTTCGTCGTCGTGATGTCCATCGTGATCCAGCTGCCCGTCGGCATCGCCGTCGCTCTGCTGCTCAACCGCAAGATGCGGTTCCAGGGCATCCTCCGGATGATCGTCTTCGTCCCCTACGTGCTCGCCGAGGTCATCGCCGGCGTCGTGTGGTTCCAGCTCCTGCAGCCCCAGTACGGCGTGATCGACTCCATCCTGGGCATGGTCGGCATCCAGGGTCCCGAACAGGGCTTCCTCGGAGACCCGAAGTACGCCATGTGGACCGTCATGGTCGTCCTGACCTGGAAGTACCTCGGTCTGGCGATCATCCTGTTCCTCGCCGGCCTGCAGGGAGTGCCCGCCGAGCTCGACGAGGCGGCGCAGATCGACGGCGCCACCTGGTGGCAGACGCAGCGCTACGTGACGCTGCCACTGCTCGGCCCCACGCTGCGCACCTGGGGCTTCCTGTCCATGGTCGGCTCGCTGCAGCTGTTCGACATGGTCTGGATCCTCACCAAGGGCGGCCCCGCCAACTCGACCATGACCATGGCCACCTTCCTCATCAACGAGGGCACCCGGCGCTCCAACTACGGCATCGCCGGCGCCGCCTCCGTGATCCTGTTCGTCGTCGCGCTCGCCCTCGCACTGGTCTACCAGCGCTTCATCCTGCGACGCGACAACCCCGACTACGCCGACAAGGCGGCCCGCTGA